The following proteins are co-located in the Rattus norvegicus strain BN/NHsdMcwi chromosome 19, GRCr8, whole genome shotgun sequence genome:
- the Ccl17 gene encoding C-C motif chemokine 17 isoform X1, whose translation MKTFAWTSGTMMSLQMLLLAALLLGTSLQHASAARATNVGRECCLDYFKGAIPIRKLVTWFRTSVECPRDAIVFETVQGRLICTDPKDKHVKKAIRHLKNQRL comes from the exons ATGAAGACCTTCGCCTGGACTTCTGGTACCATGATGTCACTTCAGAtgctgctcctggctgccctgcTTCTGGGGACTTCTCTGCAGCATGCCAGCGCTG CTCGAGCCACCAATGTAGGCCGAGAGTGCTGCCTGGACTACTTCAAGGGGGCCATTCCCATCAGGAAGCTGGTGACGTGGTTCAGGACCTCAGTGGAGTGTCCCAGGGATGCCATCGT GTTTGAGACTGTCCAGGGAAGGCTTATCTGCACAGACCCCAAAGACAAGCATGTGAAGAAGGCCATCAGACACCTGAAAAACCAAAGGCTGTGA